In Zingiber officinale cultivar Zhangliang chromosome 6A, Zo_v1.1, whole genome shotgun sequence, a single genomic region encodes these proteins:
- the LOC121997417 gene encoding putative germin-like protein 2-1, producing MDGPIIFLALVALASTAAMASDPSQLQDFCVADKNSAVFVNGFACKDPNTVTADNFFFSGLDKPGNTSNAGGSSVTPVAVDQIPGLNTLGISLARLDFAPYGLIPPHTHPRATELFTVLEGSILVGFVTSNPGNKQFTKVLNKGDVFVFPQGLIHYQYNIGATSAFAISGLSSQNPGVILVPNAVFGSTPPISDEVLAKAFQVSKQTVDMIQAKF from the exons tagttgctttagcttccacTGCTGCCATGGCTTCTGATCCTAGCCAGCTCCAAGATTTCTGCGTCGCCGATAAGAATTCTGCAG TCTTTGTTAATGGCTTCGCTTGCAAGGACCCAAACACGGTCACCGCCGATAATTTCTTCTTCTCTGGTCTCGATAAGCCTGGCAACACCTCGAATGCAGGTGGATCTAGTGTGACCCCTGTCGCCGTGGATCAGATCCCCGGGTTGAACACATTGGGCATCTCCTTGGCTCGACTCGACTTTGCTCCATATGGCCTCATCCCACCCCACACCCACCCGCGTGCCACTGAACTCTTCACGGTCTTGGAAGGCAGCATCCTTGTCGGTTTCGTCACGTCTAACCCTGGGAACAAGCAATTCACCAAGGTTCTTAACAAGGGCGATGTTTTTGTGTTTCCTCAAGGGCTCATTCACTACCAGTACAACATCGGTGCTACCAGTGCATTTGCCATCTCCGGGCTTAGCAGCCAGAACCCTGGAGTCATCTTGGTTCCAAATGCAGTCTTCGGATCGACGCCGCCCATCTCTGACGAGGTGCTTGCTAAGGCTTTCCAAGTGAGCAAGCAGACTGTTGACATGATACAAGCCAAGTTCTAA